In the genome of Capra hircus breed San Clemente chromosome 5, ASM170441v1, whole genome shotgun sequence, one region contains:
- the ZNF641 gene encoding zinc finger protein 641 has protein sequence MLSEQTAALGTGWESMNVQLDRAEPQVERGSQEEVPWRTAPGPLEHLCCDLEEEPQSLQEKAQSTPWVPAIPQEGSTGDWEMAAALLAAGSQGLVTIKDVSLCFSQEEWRSLDPSQTDFYGEYVMQENCGIVVSLRFPIPKLDMLSQLEGGEEQWVPDPPDLEERDILKVTYTGDGSEHEGDTPELEAEPPRMLSSVSEDTVLWNPEQDANWDSMPRSSRGMLLGPPFLQEDSFSNLLCSTEMDSLLRPHTCPQCGKQFVWGSHLARHQQTHTGERPYSCLKCEKSFGRRHHLIRHQKTHLHDKPSRCPECGKNFRCNSHLASHQRVHADGKSCKGQEVGESPGARKRQRAPPVPKCHVCTECGKSFGRRHHLVRHWLTHTGEKPFQCPRCEKSFGRKHHLDRHLLTHQGQSPRSSWDRGTSVF, from the exons ATGCTTTCAGAACAGACAGCAGCCCTGGGGACAGGATGGGAGTCGATGAATGTCCAGCTGGATAGAGCAGAGCCCCAGGTGGAAAGGGGAAGCCAGGAAGAGGTGCCATGGAGAACAGCTCCAGGGCCATTGGAGCACCTATGCTGTGACCTTGAAGAGGAGCCACAGTCCCTTCAGGAGAAGG CTCAGTCCACTCCCTGGGTTCCTGCCATTCCCCAGGAAGGGAGCACTGGAGATTGGGAGATGGCAGCTGCACTTCTTGCGGCGGGATCACAG GGCCTGGTAACCATCAAGGATGTGTCCCTGTGCTTCTCTCAGGAAGAGTGGAGGAGCCTGGACCCTTCTCAAACAGACTTCTATGGAGAATATGTCATGCAGGAAAACTGTGGGATAGTGGTCTCTCTGA GATTTCCAATTCCCAAACTGGATATGCTTTCTCAACTAGAAGGAGGAGAAGAACAATGGGTCCCTGACCCCCCAGACTTAGAAGAGAGGGATATTCTGAAGGTCACATACACAG GAGATGGAAGTGAGCATGAGGGGGATACCCCTGAACTAGAAGCAGAGCCTCCCAGAATGTTATCTAGTGTGTCTGAAGATACTGTTCTCTGGAACCCAGAGCAGGATGCGAACTGGGATTCCATGCCCAGAAGCTCCAGAGGCATGCTCCTAGGCCCACCTTTTCTTCAGGAAGATAGCTTCTCAAACCTTCTATGTAGCACAGAAATGGATTCCCTGTTAAGACCACACACGTGCCCCCAGTGTGGTAAACAGTTTGTGTGGGGCTCCCACCTGGCCAGGCACCAGCAGACACACACCGGGGAGAGGCCCTACAGCTGCCTCAAGTGTGAGAAGAGCTTTGGGAGAAGACATCACCTGATCCGACACCAGAAAACCCACCTACATGACAAGCCCAGCAGGTGCCCTGAGTGTGGCAAGAATTTCCGATGCAACTCCCATCTAGCCAGCCACCAGAGAGTGCACGCAGATGGCAAATCCTGCAAGGGCCAAGAGGTTGGAGAGAGCCCTGGGGCTAGGAAGCGGCAGCGCGCACCACCTGTGCCAAAGTGCCACGTGTGCACTGAGTGTGGGAAGAGCTTTGGCCGACGGCACCACCTGGTGAGACACTGGCTGACACACACCGGAGAGAAGCCCTTCCAGTGCCCACGCTGTGAGAAGAGCTTCGGCCGTAAACATCACCTGGACAGGCAcctgctgacccaccagggacAGAGTCCCCGGAGCAGCTGGGACAGAGGGACATCTGTCTTTTGA